A stretch of Aerococcaceae bacterium zg-252 DNA encodes these proteins:
- a CDS encoding NAD-dependent epimerase/dehydratase family protein, with the protein MKKILIVGKNSYIGQSFINYTSERGHDFEIDEVDAKNDEWKKLNFGEYHTIFHVAGIAHNSSNPKLKDLYYSVNRDLTIEVAKKAKNDGAKQFVFMSSMIVFGTKNSAITEETVPNPDNFYGDSKLQAEKGIISLQADTFNIAIMRPPMVYGKGSKGNYPKLAKLAQKIPVFPDYDNKRSMIHIDNLMECIAKVIELNLFGYFHPQNKEYINTSNLVKEIAKAHNHNIITTKLFNSVISALKTLKIFNKMFGDLYYEKKLSRYSFSYQIVDFEKSILRTEKEQK; encoded by the coding sequence ATGAAGAAAATATTGATAGTTGGTAAAAACAGTTATATTGGGCAATCGTTTATCAATTATACAAGTGAAAGAGGCCATGACTTTGAAATTGATGAAGTTGATGCAAAAAACGATGAATGGAAAAAACTTAATTTTGGAGAATATCACACTATATTTCACGTAGCAGGTATTGCGCATAACTCTTCAAATCCAAAACTTAAAGATTTATACTATTCTGTAAATCGCGATTTAACAATTGAGGTAGCTAAAAAAGCAAAAAATGATGGGGCAAAACAGTTTGTATTTATGAGTAGTATGATTGTATTTGGGACAAAAAATTCGGCTATTACTGAGGAAACTGTACCTAATCCTGATAATTTTTACGGAGATAGTAAATTGCAGGCTGAAAAGGGAATTATTTCATTACAGGCTGATACTTTTAACATTGCAATTATGAGACCACCGATGGTTTATGGGAAAGGTTCAAAAGGAAATTATCCTAAATTAGCTAAACTAGCTCAAAAAATTCCTGTTTTTCCAGATTATGATAATAAACGAAGTATGATTCATATTGATAATTTAATGGAATGTATTGCGAAAGTCATTGAATTAAATTTGTTTGGATATTTTCATCCACAAAATAAAGAGTATATTAATACAAGTAATTTAGTGAAAGAAATTGCGAAGGCACATAATCATAATATAATTACCACTAAATTATTTAATAGTGTGATTAGTGCATTAAAAACTTTAAAAATATTCAATAAAATGTTTGGTGACCTTTACTATGAAAAAAAATTGAGTAGATATTCATTCTCCTATCAAATTGTAGATTTTGAGAAAAGTATATTAAGAACGGAAAAAGAACAAAAATGA
- a CDS encoding sugar transferase — MYLSIKRIIDFILALLGLILLSPIFLFIAIWIKFDSKGPVFFRQKRVGIHRSFFEIYKFRTMRSDTPKDTPTHLLGNPETFITKSGAFLRKTSLDELPQIINILKGEMSIIGPRPALWNQDDLVAEREKYGANDVLPGLTGWAQINGRDELEIPVKAKLDGEYVEKMSFLFDLKCFFGTIFSIVKSEGVVEGGTGALKNKEDV, encoded by the coding sequence ATGTATTTATCAATTAAGAGAATTATTGATTTTATATTAGCATTATTGGGCTTAATTTTGTTAAGCCCTATCTTCCTGTTCATTGCGATTTGGATAAAATTTGATTCTAAAGGTCCTGTATTCTTTAGACAAAAACGTGTGGGCATCCATCGCTCATTTTTTGAAATCTATAAATTTAGAACGATGCGTTCAGATACACCAAAAGATACCCCTACGCACTTATTAGGCAATCCAGAAACATTTATTACTAAATCAGGAGCCTTTTTAAGAAAGACAAGTTTAGATGAACTACCTCAAATTATCAATATTCTTAAAGGAGAAATGTCAATTATTGGTCCTCGTCCAGCATTATGGAATCAAGATGATTTGGTGGCTGAACGTGAAAAGTATGGGGCAAATGATGTTTTACCTGGTTTAACTGGCTGGGCGCAAATCAATGGACGTGATGAGTTAGAAATACCAGTAAAGGCAAAACTTGATGGGGAATATGTTGAAAAAATGAGTTTCTTGTTCGACTTGAAGTGTTTCTTTGGGACGATATTTAGTATTGTAAAAAGCGAGGGTGTCGTTGAAGGCGGGACGGGAGCTTTAAAGAATAAAGAGGATGTTTAA
- a CDS encoding polysaccharide biosynthesis protein yields MNLNRLEKNFIVAIENLTKVQRQILWTIGDALAFIFGTVFAMFILSKITTLSLRTEIFYTFIAWGVFLLLGYVTTIRVHINRYLRTFDFIKLFSLTVFSHLCAYLILFLIMQEHSIRFSILSVLGSVFFVLSLRVMWQLIYSTANRSKIEDGEQYRKVVIMGAGDGGSYFMESYSRNPGNIEIVGILDHDPVKHNKIIGGVRVLGDSTKLAELSEQGVEEVIIAIPSLKSEDYERLLAMCNQYGLKVSKMPKVEEVLQGITPSIKVLPKVDIADLLGRKEVKLDETLLRKELENKTILVTGAGGSIGSEIVRQVSRFNPRRILLLGHGENSIYLIYHEMLKQGRMIQYEPIIADIQDKERLVQIMNDKKPDIVYHAAAHKHVPLMEMNPIEAYKNNIIGTYNVATAVDEVGIKKMVMISSDKAVNPPNVMGASKRVAELIITGIAQQSKSVFCAVRFGNVLGSRGSVIPVFEKQIDEGGPVTVTDFRMTRYFMTIPEASRLVIHAGAFAQSGEVFVLDMGEPVKIVDLAKKLILLSGYKEHEIPIVEAGIRPGEKLFEELLLSSEKGDKQIDGKIFVGNVAKRPLQEIEQFITGLKKDNSQALKEAIVNFANVHEEE; encoded by the coding sequence ATGAATTTAAATCGTTTAGAAAAAAATTTTATTGTTGCAATTGAAAATCTTACAAAAGTTCAGCGACAAATATTATGGACAATTGGAGATGCATTAGCGTTTATCTTTGGTACCGTATTTGCAATGTTTATTTTATCGAAGATAACTACGCTCTCTTTGAGGACTGAAATCTTCTATACTTTTATTGCGTGGGGTGTTTTTTTGCTTTTAGGGTATGTGACGACAATTCGTGTACATATTAACCGATATTTACGGACATTTGATTTTATTAAATTATTCTCCTTAACTGTATTCAGTCACCTGTGTGCTTATTTGATACTTTTTTTAATTATGCAAGAACATTCTATTCGTTTTTCTATTTTGTCAGTGCTCGGTTCTGTGTTTTTTGTTTTATCATTGCGTGTTATGTGGCAATTAATCTATAGTACAGCAAACCGTTCAAAAATAGAAGATGGAGAACAATATAGAAAAGTTGTTATTATGGGGGCTGGTGACGGTGGTTCATACTTTATGGAAAGTTATTCTCGTAACCCTGGTAATATTGAAATTGTAGGTATTTTAGATCATGATCCAGTAAAGCATAATAAAATTATCGGTGGTGTTCGTGTTCTTGGGGATAGTACAAAGCTTGCTGAATTAAGTGAACAAGGTGTCGAAGAAGTTATTATTGCAATTCCTTCGCTAAAGTCGGAAGATTATGAACGATTGTTAGCCATGTGCAATCAGTATGGATTAAAAGTATCAAAAATGCCTAAAGTTGAAGAGGTCTTACAAGGCATTACACCCTCAATAAAAGTATTGCCTAAAGTTGATATTGCTGACTTGCTGGGACGTAAAGAAGTTAAATTAGATGAGACGTTACTACGTAAGGAATTGGAAAATAAAACGATTTTAGTAACAGGTGCCGGTGGCTCAATCGGATCTGAGATTGTTCGTCAAGTTTCTCGTTTTAATCCAAGACGTATTTTATTATTAGGACACGGTGAAAATTCAATCTATTTAATCTATCATGAAATGTTAAAACAAGGTCGTATGATTCAATATGAACCGATTATCGCTGATATTCAAGATAAAGAACGTTTAGTTCAAATTATGAATGATAAAAAACCAGATATTGTTTACCATGCTGCAGCTCATAAACATGTACCATTAATGGAAATGAATCCGATTGAAGCATATAAAAACAATATTATTGGAACGTATAATGTCGCAACGGCTGTGGATGAAGTTGGAATTAAGAAAATGGTGATGATTTCATCAGATAAGGCTGTCAACCCACCAAATGTCATGGGGGCATCAAAGCGTGTAGCTGAATTAATCATTACAGGTATTGCACAACAAAGTAAATCAGTTTTTTGTGCTGTTCGATTTGGTAATGTATTGGGAAGTCGTGGTAGTGTTATTCCAGTGTTTGAAAAGCAAATTGATGAGGGCGGCCCAGTAACAGTTACTGATTTTAGAATGACACGTTATTTTATGACAATTCCTGAAGCGAGCCGTTTAGTAATTCATGCGGGTGCCTTTGCACAGAGTGGTGAAGTCTTTGTCTTAGATATGGGGGAACCAGTTAAAATTGTCGACTTAGCTAAAAAATTAATCTTATTAAGTGGTTATAAAGAACATGAAATTCCAATAGTAGAAGCTGGAATACGTCCTGGTGAAAAATTGTTTGAAGAATTGTTATTAAGTAGTGAAAAGGGAGATAAGCAAATTGACGGCAAAATCTTTGTTGGAAATGTTGCGAAGCGTCCGTTACAAGAAATTGAACAGTTTATTACTGGATTGAAAAAAGATAATTCACAAGCATTGAAAGAAGCAATAGTTAATTTTGCGAATGTGCATGAGGAGGAGTAA
- a CDS encoding LCP family protein, whose protein sequence is MKIKIQYLVVALLACLSLLTPVNVSANMTELKPMSILLLGTDTGALGRDEVGRSDVIMVMTINPATERVTLTSIPRDTYVEIVGRGTKDKINHAYAFGGPQMSMDTVNQLFQMKLDHYIVVNMKGIEQIVDAVGGIDVTPPTSFEITGFTFNAGETTHINGEQALAYARERYTSGGDYARQERQREIIQAVMSKVSTADSIFNLQEILTAMNQNVQTDLNMVTILQLFSEYRDKVGEIETHQLSGTGTMIDGVYYDLADESILSETIQRIANELAE, encoded by the coding sequence GTGAAAATAAAAATTCAATATTTAGTGGTAGCATTATTAGCATGTTTGTCACTCTTAACGCCAGTGAATGTTAGTGCCAATATGACAGAATTAAAGCCAATGTCTATTTTATTATTAGGAACAGATACAGGAGCTTTGGGGCGTGACGAAGTTGGTCGAAGTGATGTTATCATGGTAATGACGATTAATCCAGCAACAGAGCGTGTGACGCTTACAAGTATTCCTCGCGATACATATGTTGAGATTGTTGGCCGTGGCACTAAGGATAAAATTAATCATGCGTATGCATTTGGTGGTCCTCAGATGTCAATGGATACGGTTAATCAATTGTTCCAGATGAAGTTAGATCATTATATAGTAGTCAATATGAAAGGTATTGAACAAATCGTAGATGCGGTCGGGGGGATCGATGTGACGCCACCTACTAGTTTTGAAATAACGGGCTTTACATTTAATGCAGGTGAAACAACACATATTAATGGAGAACAAGCGCTAGCTTATGCGAGAGAACGTTATACTTCAGGCGGCGATTATGCACGACAAGAACGTCAACGTGAAATTATTCAAGCAGTGATGTCAAAAGTGAGTACAGCTGATTCGATTTTTAATCTACAAGAAATATTAACAGCGATGAATCAAAATGTACAAACTGATTTGAATATGGTAACGATATTACAGTTATTTTCTGAGTATCGTGATAAAGTTGGTGAGATTGAAACGCATCAGTTATCTGGAACTGGAACGATGATTGACGGTGTTTATTATGATTTGGCTGATGAAAGTATTCTTAGCGAAACAATTCAACGTATAGCGAATGAGTTAGCTGAATAA